In Urechidicola croceus, a single window of DNA contains:
- a CDS encoding T9SS type A sorting domain-containing protein — MKKSIPILVIMLMILNTGYTQTNIKTMFYNLLYYPSGNPQNRELILKDILDTYQPDIFTVCELETREGADEILTESIQESTPNFARAEFISNQSDNSEDNQLQQMIFYNTDKFILERQQTHTTYIRDINQYTLVLNTESQETNPIKIEYFVAHFKSSDGTANKQIRLDMANVYSAILETLDPEAYVIFSGDFNLYTSSEPAYHEILDPTNNIVMVDPINSDISFQSWHNNESYSDRHTQATRVNQLNGVGAYSGMDDRFDFTFISENLTTSSDLHYVSDTYKAYGNNQNCYNLDINDLNCTGIFSQSLRDDLYLMSDHLPVVMELFTPHNTLSLNEYSTQDRLEIIGTNLIEKNLTLRINNNLFNSQLYIYNQLGQLVKTISTKSESQISIDVSNLTNGIYVIKSSNNEFVNPIKFFKTH; from the coding sequence ATGAAAAAATCAATACCAATATTGGTTATAATGTTGATGATACTTAATACTGGTTATACACAAACCAATATTAAAACAATGTTTTATAACTTACTGTATTATCCTTCAGGGAATCCACAAAATAGAGAACTAATATTAAAGGATATATTAGATACATATCAACCAGATATTTTTACAGTATGTGAACTTGAAACTCGAGAAGGTGCAGATGAAATATTAACAGAATCAATTCAAGAATCAACTCCAAATTTTGCACGAGCAGAATTTATCAGCAATCAATCAGATAATAGTGAAGACAATCAATTACAACAAATGATTTTTTACAATACTGATAAATTCATTCTTGAAAGACAACAAACTCACACAACTTACATTAGAGATATCAATCAATACACTTTAGTTTTAAACACTGAAAGTCAAGAAACAAACCCAATAAAAATCGAATATTTTGTTGCTCATTTCAAATCAAGTGATGGTACCGCAAACAAACAGATACGTTTGGATATGGCAAATGTTTATTCGGCAATTTTAGAAACTCTTGACCCTGAAGCTTATGTGATTTTCTCAGGTGACTTTAATTTGTATACATCTTCAGAGCCAGCATATCATGAGATTCTAGATCCGACCAACAATATTGTTATGGTAGACCCAATTAATAGTGATATCTCATTTCAAAGTTGGCATAATAATGAATCGTACTCTGATAGACATACACAAGCAACTAGAGTGAATCAATTAAATGGTGTTGGTGCTTACAGTGGAATGGATGATCGGTTTGATTTTACGTTTATTTCTGAAAATTTAACTACCAGTTCTGATTTACACTATGTAAGTGATACATATAAAGCTTATGGAAATAACCAAAACTGTTATAACTTAGATATTAATGATTTAAATTGCACAGGAATATTTTCACAATCATTAAGAGATGATTTATATTTAATGAGTGATCATTTACCTGTGGTTATGGAATTATTTACACCACACAATACTTTAAGTTTAAATGAATATTCAACTCAAGATAGATTAGAAATTATTGGAACAAATCTAATAGAGAAAAACTTAACATTAAGAATAAATAATAACCTCTTTAATTCTCAGTTATATATATACAACCAATTAGGACAATTAGTAAAAACTATTTCAACTAAATCCGAAAGCCAAATCTCTATAGATGTAAGTAATTTAACTAACGGTATTTATGTTATTAAATCATCAAATAATGAATTTGTTAACCCTATAAAATTCTTCAAAACCCATTGA
- a CDS encoding gluzincin family metallopeptidase, translated as MKRFYFLTTSIVLFFTHVSFGQTNEIKISAILDVENQELKVQQQIKYYNKSNSNLDTIYLHNWANSFKDKNTPLSKRLIEDYDKSLYFSKEKFRGSTIINNLSINYNSVNWNNKKNAPDIIEIPLNNQLQPNDSLIINSTYTVKIPSDKFTKYGRNRQGYNLRYWYLVPAFYDNDWQLMSNLNMDDLLMDFSNYSISLTIPQNFVLSTELNSTYSIEKGNKTYKLEGENRTDIELSINSLNDFEIFNTDDISVETNLNTKNLDSRIKTDILNREIAFIEKHLGKYPHDKILLNKISYSKNKVYGLSQLPSFLRPFSDVFEWDIKMFKTLSSKYIEKAISVNHRKDSWLIDGLQTYLMIEYVHEFYPEVKAMGSVSKFWGVRRFNLADLNFNDKYPFVYQFASRKNVDQPLTMRSDSLSNFNRKIVNKYKAGLGIRYLNEFLGDSIIPNNIKEFYNKNILNFTNSNEFKNLVIEDTDENLSWFFGDYVTSKKKIDYTIKKVKVLTDSIEVTIKNLRNMTVPVALYGVKDKEIHFKKWYTNIDSTKTITIPKNGFNRLSLNYEYLYPELNVRNNWKSTTNNLLNRPLQFRFFKDIEDPYYNQIYYSPTVKYNYYDGLQLGMSLTNKTIQKKNFVYKITPYYSTKTNNITGSFSFLYEYLPENSKVYKYQFGTSGSYFHYAPDLIYRTFSPFAIVNFKRKSLRDVGGSRLIADYVTINRDLDPNATTPNPESNKYSVFNLGYSYSKPEIIEDLRYSTNLEVASKFSKLTFDFRYRKLTERNRQFDFRIFAGAFLKNKTETDFFSFGLTRQSDYLFRLNYFGRSENSGFFSKQYITNEGGFKSYLPQNYANQWLASMNTSIGLWRWVEVYNDIGFLKNKNEPVYFAYENGVRLNFVHEILEVYFPLYSNNGWEVNQSNYSSRIRFVLTINPKKIINFVKRGFY; from the coding sequence TTGAAAAGGTTTTACTTTTTAACGACATCGATTGTATTATTTTTTACACATGTTTCATTCGGACAAACAAATGAAATTAAAATCAGCGCCATACTTGATGTAGAAAATCAAGAGTTAAAAGTACAACAACAAATCAAGTACTATAATAAATCTAACTCAAATTTAGACACGATATACTTACACAATTGGGCTAATAGTTTTAAAGACAAAAACACACCATTATCTAAACGACTGATTGAAGATTATGATAAAAGTTTGTATTTTTCTAAAGAAAAATTTAGAGGTTCAACCATAATTAACAACCTATCTATTAACTATAATTCTGTAAATTGGAATAATAAAAAAAATGCTCCAGATATTATAGAAATTCCACTTAATAACCAATTACAACCTAACGATTCATTAATTATAAATTCTACTTATACTGTAAAAATTCCTTCTGATAAATTCACAAAATATGGAAGAAACAGACAAGGGTACAATTTAAGATATTGGTATCTTGTACCTGCTTTTTATGATAATGATTGGCAGTTAATGAGTAACCTCAATATGGATGATTTATTGATGGATTTTAGCAATTACAGTATTAGTTTAACTATTCCTCAAAATTTTGTTTTAAGTACCGAATTAAATTCCACTTACTCAATAGAAAAAGGGAATAAAACCTATAAACTTGAAGGTGAAAATAGAACCGATATTGAATTGAGTATAAATTCGCTTAATGATTTTGAAATTTTTAATACTGATGATATTTCTGTTGAAACAAATCTAAATACTAAAAACTTAGACTCACGAATTAAAACAGATATTTTAAATAGAGAAATTGCTTTCATTGAAAAACATTTAGGAAAATATCCACATGATAAAATCTTATTAAATAAAATAAGTTATTCTAAAAATAAAGTATACGGACTTAGTCAACTACCATCATTTTTAAGACCTTTTTCAGATGTTTTTGAATGGGATATAAAAATGTTCAAGACTCTTTCTTCAAAATATATAGAAAAAGCTATTTCTGTAAATCATAGAAAGGACTCTTGGTTAATAGATGGACTACAAACATATTTAATGATTGAATATGTTCATGAATTTTACCCCGAAGTAAAAGCAATGGGTAGTGTTTCAAAATTTTGGGGAGTCCGTCGATTCAATCTTGCAGATTTAAATTTTAATGATAAATATCCTTTTGTATATCAATTTGCATCTAGAAAAAATGTGGATCAGCCTTTAACAATGCGTTCTGACTCTCTATCAAACTTCAATCGAAAAATCGTAAACAAATACAAAGCAGGTTTAGGAATTAGATATCTAAATGAATTTTTAGGAGACAGTATTATCCCTAATAATATTAAAGAGTTTTACAATAAAAACATTTTAAATTTCACAAATAGCAATGAATTTAAAAATCTAGTCATTGAAGATACAGATGAAAATTTATCTTGGTTTTTTGGAGATTATGTAACTTCTAAAAAGAAAATAGATTACACAATAAAAAAAGTTAAAGTACTTACTGACTCAATAGAAGTGACTATTAAAAATTTGCGTAACATGACTGTTCCAGTTGCGCTATATGGTGTTAAAGACAAAGAAATTCATTTTAAAAAATGGTATACTAACATAGATTCTACCAAAACCATTACTATTCCAAAAAATGGTTTTAACCGACTTTCATTAAATTATGAATATTTATATCCTGAATTAAATGTTAGAAATAACTGGAAAAGTACAACAAATAACTTACTCAATAGACCATTACAATTTAGATTTTTTAAGGATATTGAAGATCCTTATTACAATCAAATATATTATTCTCCAACTGTAAAATACAATTATTACGATGGACTACAATTAGGGATGTCCTTAACAAATAAAACTATTCAAAAAAAGAATTTTGTCTATAAGATAACCCCATACTACAGTACCAAAACCAACAACATAACTGGTTCATTCTCATTTTTATATGAATATTTACCTGAAAATTCAAAGGTTTACAAATACCAATTCGGAACTTCTGGAAGTTATTTTCATTATGCTCCAGACTTAATTTACCGAACCTTTTCACCTTTTGCAATAGTAAATTTTAAACGCAAAAGTTTACGTGATGTTGGTGGAAGTAGATTAATAGCCGATTATGTTACCATCAATAGAGATCTAGATCCAAATGCTACAACTCCAAATCCAGAATCAAATAAATACAGTGTCTTTAATTTAGGTTATTCATATTCAAAACCAGAAATAATAGAAGATTTAAGGTACTCAACAAATTTAGAAGTAGCAAGTAAGTTTAGTAAACTTACTTTTGATTTTAGATATAGAAAACTAACCGAAAGAAATCGCCAATTTGACTTCCGAATATTTGCAGGAGCATTTTTAAAAAACAAAACAGAAACTGATTTTTTTAGTTTCGGTTTAACAAGACAATCAGATTATTTATTCAGATTGAATTACTTTGGAAGATCAGAAAACTCAGGTTTTTTTAGCAAACAATACATCACTAATGAAGGTGGATTTAAATCCTATTTACCCCAAAATTACGCCAATCAATGGCTCGCATCCATGAACACTAGTATTGGCTTGTGGAGATGGGTAGAAGTATACAATGATATTGGTTTTCTAAAAAACAAAAATGAACCAGTTTATTTTGCCTATGAAAATGGTGTTCGCTTAAACTTTGTTCATGAAATACTTGAAGTATATTTTCCTCTATATTCTAATAATGGTTGGGAAGTAAATCAGTCAAACTATAGTTCAAGAATAAGGTTCGTATTAACAATAAATCCTAAAAAAATTATCAATTTTGTTAAAAGAGGCTTCTATTAG